In Archangium violaceum, the following are encoded in one genomic region:
- a CDS encoding CvpA family protein: MTIDLIILGLVLFFAVVGALTGGAKQIANMVALAVAWFVSRKLGPFVGPKLAEALGGVPLLFGVVVGSLLIFIGVLVAVRYALTSLLQRLFGARNPENRGVDGAIGFVLGGAKVAAISYIVLSALVFVEQNVVVAGKRLGVSPKDSLSFGLARRYNLFEMTQFAAVKDLVAVSQAATNPEKARRMSDDPAFKSLKQDPRFQRALSDKRLREAMERGDTQAVLRSNLVLQLLQDPQFVARLGAAARASEHE; encoded by the coding sequence ATGACCATCGATCTCATCATCCTGGGGCTGGTGCTCTTCTTCGCCGTGGTGGGCGCCCTCACGGGCGGCGCGAAGCAGATCGCCAACATGGTGGCGCTGGCGGTGGCGTGGTTCGTCTCACGCAAGCTGGGCCCGTTCGTGGGGCCGAAGCTGGCGGAGGCGCTCGGCGGCGTGCCGCTGCTCTTCGGCGTGGTGGTCGGCTCGCTGCTCATCTTCATCGGGGTGCTGGTGGCGGTCCGCTACGCGCTCACGTCCCTGCTGCAGCGGCTCTTCGGCGCCAGGAACCCGGAGAACCGGGGCGTGGACGGCGCCATCGGCTTCGTGCTCGGCGGAGCGAAGGTGGCGGCCATCTCCTACATCGTGCTCAGCGCGCTCGTCTTCGTCGAGCAGAACGTGGTGGTGGCGGGCAAGCGCCTGGGCGTGTCCCCCAAGGACTCGCTGAGCTTCGGGCTGGCGCGGCGCTACAACCTCTTCGAGATGACCCAGTTCGCCGCGGTGAAGGACCTGGTCGCGGTGAGCCAGGCGGCGACGAACCCGGAGAAGGCCCGGCGCATGTCGGACGACCCGGCCTTCAAGTCGCTGAAGCAGGACCCGCGCTTCCAGCGGGCCCTGTCGGACAAGCGCCTGCGCGAGGCCATGGAGCGAGGCGACACGCAGGCGGTGCTGCGCAGCAACCTCGTCCTCCAGCTCCTGCAGGATCCCCAGTTCGTGGCCCGGCTCGGGGCCGCGGCGCGGGCCTCCGAGCACGAGTGA
- the clpX gene encoding ATP-dependent Clp protease ATP-binding subunit ClpX → MESSARRDSPLMTPREIYERLDRYVIGQDAAKRAVAIAAHNHLKRVQARRMRRTSLLKKSNILLIGPTGSGKTHIARNLAEILSVPFTTVDATEYTEAGYYGKDVEVMVADLLFKANHSVEDTQRGIIFIDEVDKIARRSQGARNGAGSRDIGGEGVQQALLKLLEGREVFVPMNVTQAWNRGDFVPIDTRDILFICAGTFSDLHEYGGNVDSRPLGFGAQEPSKVRRRITTKQLVDFGMLAEFLGRLPVVVQLDLLGEPELLRVLTEPPDSIVREFRELLGLDGIELEITEGALREVVRFSVDKGLGARGLRSILEHVMADVMFEAPEHRRRDITVDDGFVRARLSGLEAGASLGV, encoded by the coding sequence ATGGAGTCATCCGCACGCAGGGACTCGCCGTTGATGACCCCGAGGGAGATTTACGAGCGGCTCGACAGGTACGTCATCGGGCAGGACGCGGCCAAGCGGGCCGTGGCCATCGCGGCCCACAACCATCTCAAGCGCGTCCAGGCGCGCCGGATGCGACGCACCTCGCTGCTCAAGAAGTCCAACATCCTGCTCATCGGGCCGACGGGAAGCGGGAAGACCCACATCGCCCGCAACCTGGCGGAGATCCTCTCCGTGCCGTTCACCACCGTGGACGCCACCGAGTACACGGAGGCCGGGTACTACGGGAAGGACGTGGAGGTGATGGTGGCCGACCTGCTCTTCAAGGCCAACCACTCCGTCGAGGACACCCAGCGGGGCATCATCTTCATCGACGAGGTGGACAAGATCGCCCGGCGCTCCCAGGGCGCCCGCAACGGGGCGGGCAGCCGGGACATCGGCGGCGAGGGAGTTCAGCAAGCGCTCCTCAAGCTGCTCGAGGGCCGCGAGGTCTTCGTCCCCATGAATGTCACCCAGGCGTGGAATCGCGGTGACTTCGTGCCCATCGACACCCGGGACATCCTCTTCATCTGCGCGGGCACCTTCTCCGACCTGCACGAGTACGGCGGCAACGTCGACTCTCGGCCCCTGGGCTTCGGCGCCCAGGAGCCCTCCAAGGTGCGCCGGCGCATCACCACCAAGCAACTGGTGGACTTCGGCATGCTCGCCGAGTTCCTCGGACGCCTGCCGGTGGTGGTGCAGTTGGATCTGCTCGGCGAGCCGGAGCTGCTGCGCGTGCTCACCGAGCCCCCGGACTCCATCGTCCGGGAGTTCCGGGAGCTGCTGGGGCTCGACGGCATCGAGCTGGAGATCACCGAGGGCGCCCTGCGCGAGGTGGTGCGCTTCTCCGTGGACAAGGGCCTGGGGGCTCGCGGTCTGCGCTCCATCCTCGAGCACGTCATGGCGGACGTGATGTTCGAGGCCCCGGAGCACCGCCGCCGCGACATCACCGTGGACGATGGCTTCGTCCGGGCCCGTCTGTCGGGGCTGGAGGCGGGCGCCAGCCTGGGCGTCTGA
- the speA gene encoding biosynthetic arginine decarboxylase — protein MPPNTPPHRWTIADAQETYGIRNWGSPYFGVNEKGHVCVHPDGPSAPNMDLKELVDEVRRRGIGLPLLIRFTDVLRHRVIHLNQAFRKAIAEHNYKGLYQGVYPIKVNQHRYVAETIVETGKQFGYGLEAGSKPELLAVMALLDQEDALVICNGYKDEEYVETALRFSRLGRKVILVVEKPSELPLIAEVARKTGIQPRLGMRVKLSTRGAGKWEASGGDRSKFGLSSSELMSAIGFMKETGLLPCFELLHFHLGSQISNIRNVKNALREVGRFYVEVARLGAPLKYLDVGGGLGVDYDGSQTNFTSSMNYTTEEYANDVVFSVMEACDSAGVAHPNLVSESGRAVVAHHAVLVVDVLGTSEFDPVSVPEKADDKAPSVVRNLMATFKDVTNKNLLEAYHDAQDYKEETLTLFSLGHLSLEQRVMAENIFWALCHKIMRIARESGEVPEELEALEKQLSDTYFCNFSVFQSLPDSWAIDQLFPIMPIHRLNERPSRQAVLADITCDSDGKIDHFIDKREVKDALELHPLNNDDYYLGIFLVGAYQEILGDLHNLFGDTHAVQVSLAPNGGYLIDHVVEGDTVTEVLNYVSYNKDDLVAKLRKSTEVALRNGRLTLDESRQLLRLYEEGLTGYTYLEREVDASFVAGHGQQLRLVPQDAGAPGGKAPVPPTGT, from the coding sequence ATGCCACCGAACACCCCTCCGCACCGCTGGACCATCGCCGACGCCCAAGAGACGTACGGTATCCGCAACTGGGGCTCGCCCTACTTCGGCGTCAACGAGAAGGGTCACGTGTGCGTCCACCCGGACGGTCCCTCGGCTCCGAACATGGACCTGAAGGAGCTGGTGGACGAGGTGCGGCGCCGGGGTATCGGCCTGCCGTTGCTGATCCGTTTCACGGACGTGCTGCGCCACCGGGTGATCCACCTGAACCAGGCGTTCCGCAAGGCCATCGCCGAGCACAACTACAAGGGCCTGTACCAGGGCGTCTACCCCATCAAGGTGAACCAGCACCGGTACGTGGCGGAGACCATCGTCGAGACCGGCAAGCAGTTCGGCTACGGCCTGGAGGCCGGGAGCAAGCCGGAGCTGCTGGCGGTGATGGCGCTGCTGGACCAGGAAGACGCGCTCGTCATCTGCAACGGCTACAAGGACGAGGAGTACGTCGAGACGGCGCTGCGCTTCTCGCGCCTGGGCCGCAAGGTGATTCTCGTGGTGGAGAAGCCCTCGGAGCTGCCGCTCATCGCCGAGGTGGCGCGCAAGACGGGCATCCAGCCGCGGCTGGGCATGCGGGTGAAGCTGTCCACCCGCGGGGCCGGCAAATGGGAGGCCTCGGGCGGAGACCGCTCCAAGTTCGGCCTGTCCTCCTCGGAGCTGATGAGCGCCATCGGCTTCATGAAGGAGACGGGACTGCTGCCGTGCTTCGAGCTGCTGCACTTCCACCTGGGAAGCCAGATCTCCAACATCCGCAACGTGAAGAACGCGTTGCGCGAGGTGGGCCGCTTCTACGTGGAGGTGGCGCGCCTGGGGGCTCCGCTGAAGTACCTGGACGTGGGCGGCGGCCTGGGCGTGGACTATGACGGCTCGCAGACGAACTTCACCTCGTCCATGAACTACACCACGGAGGAGTACGCCAACGACGTGGTGTTCTCCGTGATGGAGGCGTGTGACAGCGCGGGTGTGGCGCACCCCAACCTGGTGTCCGAGTCGGGCCGCGCCGTGGTGGCGCACCACGCGGTGCTGGTGGTGGACGTGCTGGGCACCAGCGAGTTCGATCCGGTGAGCGTGCCGGAGAAGGCGGACGACAAGGCGCCCTCGGTGGTGCGCAACCTGATGGCCACCTTCAAGGACGTGACGAACAAGAACCTGCTGGAGGCCTACCACGACGCCCAGGACTACAAGGAAGAGACCCTGACGCTCTTCTCCCTGGGACACCTGTCGCTGGAGCAGCGGGTGATGGCGGAGAACATCTTCTGGGCGCTCTGCCACAAGATCATGCGGATCGCGCGTGAGTCGGGCGAGGTCCCCGAGGAGCTCGAGGCGCTGGAGAAGCAGCTGTCGGACACCTACTTCTGCAACTTCTCGGTGTTCCAGTCGCTGCCGGACTCCTGGGCGATCGACCAGCTCTTCCCCATCATGCCCATCCACCGGCTCAACGAGCGGCCGTCGCGGCAGGCGGTGCTGGCGGACATCACGTGTGACTCGGACGGGAAGATCGACCACTTCATCGACAAGCGCGAGGTGAAGGACGCACTCGAGCTCCACCCGCTCAACAACGATGACTACTACCTGGGCATCTTCCTGGTGGGCGCGTACCAGGAGATCCTGGGAGACCTGCACAACCTCTTCGGAGACACGCACGCGGTGCAGGTGTCGCTGGCGCCGAACGGGGGTTACCTGATCGACCACGTGGTGGAGGGCGACACGGTGACCGAGGTGCTCAACTACGTGAGCTACAACAAGGACGACCTGGTGGCGAAGCTGCGCAAGTCCACCGAGGTGGCGCTGCGCAACGGCCGGCTGACGCTGGACGAGTCGCGCCAGCTGCTGCGTTTGTACGAGGAAGGCCTGACGGGCTACACGTACCTGGAGCGCGAGGTGGACGCGTCCTTCGTCGCGGGCCACGGGCAGCAGCTGCGCCTGGTGCCGCAGGACGCGGGCGCTCCCGGCGGCAAGGCCCCCGTGCCGCCCACCGGCACCTGA
- a CDS encoding AbfB domain-containing protein — MTRPLFRRTGFAFPGPALLLLLWSLLPGFLPTASAATGDGNPSDTNIVYVGRWDKSVANAYKSYWSGAYFRVNFTGTSVRLRLAAAAHLHFSIDGRPDVDLPGATGTVNLTPTPLAAGVHTLRVAVHSEFDVMQFQGLVLDAGATTQAPAARAHRIEFIGDSITAGCCALSEWALSDYAWRVGEILNADHTQIAYSGICLQNGVKCSSPNSLGMSQQYFKLQTVDYPSSPAWDFSRYQPDAVVINLGTNDHNFGVSDATFQATYTTFLQDLRARYPSAWLFAVRPFGGYKAASTVAAVNTRISAGDTRLAYVDTTGWVTVGTSDYSPNDNLHPSDSGHVKIANLLAPFIAKTVRWDVPFSDDFTDGNANGWQTYGGAWSVSSGKLTVAANPGAKAVAYGPQFSNFTYDADVSPGATGNAGLVFRASRLAIGPDAYQGYYAGINANTVVLGRADGGWTVLSAVAIPTSTNPTRHLRVVAVGSSLKVYVDDMVTPRISVTDATFVSGAVGVRTFEAQATFDNLSVRAPSRFESSFQGYFIRHQDSRGKISNFISPAEDAEWRLVPGLANASAISIESVNYPGYYLRHRDGQIWMDANNGTALFQADATWWKRAGLADSTRISFETYNFPGSYMRHRGGLLYSEPISTSLDRSDATFREY, encoded by the coding sequence ATGACCCGACCCCTCTTCCGCCGAACAGGATTCGCCTTCCCCGGGCCCGCGCTGCTCTTGCTGCTCTGGAGCCTGCTGCCCGGCTTCCTTCCCACCGCATCCGCCGCCACCGGAGATGGCAACCCCTCCGACACCAACATCGTGTACGTCGGGCGATGGGACAAGAGCGTCGCCAACGCCTACAAGAGCTACTGGTCGGGCGCCTACTTCCGGGTCAACTTCACGGGTACGAGCGTGCGGCTCCGGCTCGCCGCGGCCGCCCACCTGCATTTCAGCATCGATGGCAGGCCCGACGTCGACCTTCCCGGCGCCACCGGGACCGTCAATCTGACGCCCACGCCGCTGGCCGCGGGGGTCCACACCCTGCGGGTCGCCGTCCACTCCGAGTTCGATGTCATGCAGTTCCAGGGACTGGTGCTGGACGCCGGGGCGACCACACAGGCGCCCGCTGCCCGGGCCCATCGCATCGAGTTCATCGGGGACTCCATCACCGCGGGCTGCTGCGCGCTGAGCGAGTGGGCCCTGAGTGATTACGCGTGGCGCGTGGGGGAGATCCTCAACGCCGACCACACGCAGATCGCCTACTCCGGAATCTGTCTGCAGAACGGAGTCAAATGCTCCTCTCCGAACAGCCTCGGGATGAGCCAGCAATACTTCAAGCTGCAGACCGTGGACTATCCGTCCTCGCCCGCGTGGGACTTCAGCCGGTACCAGCCCGATGCCGTGGTCATCAACCTGGGCACCAACGACCACAACTTCGGAGTCTCCGACGCCACCTTCCAGGCCACCTACACCACGTTCCTGCAGGACCTCCGGGCGCGCTACCCCAGTGCCTGGCTCTTCGCGGTGCGCCCCTTCGGCGGGTACAAGGCCGCGTCCACGGTAGCGGCCGTCAATACCCGCATCTCCGCGGGAGACACCCGCCTGGCCTACGTGGACACCACGGGCTGGGTCACGGTCGGCACCTCGGACTACAGCCCTAACGACAACCTCCACCCGTCCGACAGTGGCCATGTGAAGATCGCCAACCTTCTGGCGCCGTTCATCGCCAAGACGGTCCGATGGGATGTCCCCTTCTCGGATGACTTCACGGATGGCAACGCCAATGGCTGGCAGACCTACGGGGGCGCCTGGTCCGTCTCCAGTGGCAAGCTGACCGTCGCGGCCAACCCGGGGGCCAAGGCCGTGGCCTACGGCCCCCAGTTCTCCAACTTCACCTACGACGCCGATGTCTCCCCGGGAGCCACTGGCAACGCGGGACTGGTGTTCCGCGCCAGCCGGTTGGCGATCGGCCCGGATGCCTATCAGGGCTATTACGCCGGCATCAATGCCAACACCGTGGTCCTGGGCCGGGCGGATGGCGGCTGGACCGTCCTGTCGGCCGTGGCGATTCCCACCTCCACGAATCCCACGCGGCATCTGCGCGTGGTGGCCGTGGGCTCCTCCTTGAAGGTCTACGTCGATGACATGGTGACGCCCCGCATCTCCGTGACGGATGCCACCTTCGTGTCCGGAGCGGTGGGCGTCAGGACCTTCGAGGCTCAGGCCACGTTCGACAACCTGTCGGTCCGCGCCCCCTCCCGCTTCGAGTCCTCCTTCCAGGGCTATTTCATTCGCCACCAGGACTCACGGGGGAAGATCAGCAACTTCATCTCGCCCGCGGAAGACGCGGAGTGGAGGCTCGTCCCGGGTCTGGCGAACGCCTCGGCGATCTCCATCGAGTCCGTGAACTACCCCGGCTACTACCTGCGGCACCGCGACGGCCAGATCTGGATGGACGCCAACAACGGCACGGCGCTGTTCCAGGCGGATGCGACCTGGTGGAAGCGCGCCGGACTGGCGGACAGCACGCGGATCTCCTTCGAGACCTACAACTTCCCGGGCAGCTACATGCGGCATCGCGGCGGCCTGCTCTACTCGGAGCCCATCTCCACGAGCCTGGATCGCAGCGACGCGACGTTCCGCGAGTATTGA
- a CDS encoding hemerythrin domain-containing protein, translated as MDPIELLTRQHEEAELLFQQVSVAKGEERAQLFHRLAWLLTLHTQLEERYFYPEVKLAETDELVHHAYDDHGEAKALISQLIHLDVSDMQFEPALVQLRASVEAHVAEERSMLFPLVRRLLSAGHIERLGEDLGRGMNELTQPGGLPTLSSEIQESAH; from the coding sequence ATGGACCCGATCGAGCTCTTGACGCGGCAGCACGAGGAAGCCGAGCTGCTTTTCCAGCAGGTGTCGGTGGCGAAAGGGGAAGAGCGAGCCCAGCTGTTCCACCGTCTCGCCTGGCTGCTCACCCTGCATACGCAGTTGGAAGAGCGGTACTTCTACCCGGAGGTGAAGCTGGCCGAGACGGATGAGCTGGTTCATCACGCCTATGATGACCATGGCGAGGCCAAGGCGTTGATCTCGCAGCTGATCCACCTCGACGTCAGCGACATGCAGTTCGAGCCCGCCCTGGTCCAACTCCGCGCCTCCGTCGAAGCGCACGTCGCCGAGGAGCGCTCCATGCTCTTTCCCCTCGTGCGGCGGCTCCTCTCCGCCGGGCACATCGAGCGGTTGGGCGAAGACCTGGGGCGGGGAATGAATGAGCTGACCCAGCCGGGCGGCCTCCCGACCCTCTCGTCCGAGATCCAGGAGAGCGCGCACTGA
- a CDS encoding TAXI family TRAP transporter solute-binding subunit, protein MSPRTLMSRLDMVRVAALVAVVFAVVVAVTWQFVEPAPPRKVVIATGSASGMYHAVAQQYAEHFAAAGIELVVRETAGSLENYALLGDPDSGVDVAIVQGGTAPVDKERRRGLVSLASLYLEPVWVFYRGEPGLGRIDQLAGKRIAVGAEGSGVRPLALELLKAGGALGEKSGTTLVDMGGDKAVAALREGSVDAALFVVGPTAHFLTELLATPGVRLMSFEQAHSYARRFRYLSPVTLHPGSLDLAHNLPERDVRMVAPAAVLVARKNVHPAVVALLAEAAVQIHRGGDLLSEPGTFPNDTLTELPVNEQSRYYLTHGPDFLRRVLPFWLAALINRFVVLLVPLFVVLVPLLRLTPPVYRWSIRSRIYRWYARLRVIDERLRGVPDPEQVRKDLQLLEQLDHEIGGVKVPLSYMDEFYDLRLHVDYIRNRLEERLSAQGTPLAPVEVKHG, encoded by the coding sequence GTGAGTCCTCGGACACTGATGTCGCGTCTGGACATGGTGCGCGTGGCCGCGCTGGTGGCCGTGGTGTTCGCGGTGGTGGTGGCCGTGACGTGGCAGTTCGTCGAACCGGCTCCGCCCAGGAAGGTCGTCATCGCCACCGGTTCCGCCAGCGGCATGTACCACGCGGTGGCCCAGCAGTACGCCGAGCACTTCGCGGCAGCGGGGATCGAGCTCGTCGTCCGGGAGACGGCCGGCTCGCTCGAGAACTACGCGCTGCTGGGCGATCCGGACTCCGGTGTCGATGTCGCCATCGTCCAGGGTGGAACGGCTCCCGTCGACAAGGAGCGCCGGCGGGGACTGGTCTCGCTGGCGAGCCTGTACCTGGAGCCGGTGTGGGTGTTCTACCGGGGAGAGCCCGGACTGGGACGGATCGACCAATTGGCGGGCAAGCGCATCGCGGTCGGAGCGGAGGGCAGTGGCGTGCGGCCGTTGGCCCTGGAGCTGCTGAAAGCGGGCGGAGCGCTGGGCGAGAAGTCCGGCACCACGCTCGTCGACATGGGCGGGGACAAGGCCGTGGCGGCGCTGCGTGAGGGGTCGGTCGACGCGGCCCTCTTCGTCGTGGGGCCCACCGCGCACTTCCTCACCGAGCTGCTGGCCACGCCCGGGGTGCGGTTGATGAGCTTCGAGCAGGCCCACTCCTACGCTCGCCGGTTCCGCTATCTGTCTCCCGTCACGTTGCACCCCGGCTCGTTGGATCTGGCGCACAACCTGCCGGAACGGGACGTGCGGATGGTGGCGCCCGCGGCGGTGCTGGTGGCGCGCAAGAACGTGCATCCCGCCGTGGTCGCGTTGCTGGCCGAGGCCGCGGTCCAGATCCACCGGGGAGGGGATCTGCTCAGCGAGCCCGGGACGTTCCCCAATGACACGCTCACCGAGCTGCCCGTCAACGAGCAGTCGCGGTACTACCTGACGCACGGCCCGGACTTCTTGCGGCGCGTGCTGCCCTTCTGGCTCGCGGCGCTCATCAACCGGTTCGTCGTCCTGCTCGTCCCTCTCTTCGTGGTGCTGGTGCCGCTGTTGCGGCTCACCCCGCCGGTGTATCGCTGGAGCATTCGCTCGCGCATCTACCGCTGGTACGCGCGGCTGCGGGTCATCGATGAGCGCCTGCGCGGCGTGCCCGACCCCGAGCAGGTGCGCAAGGATCTGCAGCTCCTCGAGCAGCTCGATCATGAGATTGGCGGGGTGAAGGTGCCGCTGAGCTACATGGACGAGTTCTACGACCTGCGCCTGCACGTGGACTACATCCGCAACCGGCTGGAGGAGCGGCTCTCGGCGCAGGGTACGCCGCTCGCCCCGGTGGAGGTAAAACACGGCTGA
- a CDS encoding family 16 glycosylhydrolase: protein MARNIKWGLLAIGLALAGCGGSGNTGTDGGSNTDGGGNSGTNGGGSPSGDIGASPSIPWINGYSAFDDTFDAFDATRWRRSDNWASSEDFNAGWREDHVRFSGGKLELRLDDQPCSTGGGCSGRPYASGEFASTRFHGYGRYEVRMRPAHASGTLTAFAITTGPFEWTRWDEIDIAFVGLNTRRFQASYITDGQRRDTGIDLPFDAADDFHTYGIEWTREAIHWYVDGKRVHTETGTRGPLPSQPGRILVNFWPGVGPATESWMGHFTYPGTPLASVYDELRYGPAAPTELLEDFETSGLWKQDDPGAQMSTWHQEGHQGQALVMSYWVKDSSHPNVARTFDTPRDWRGARHLNFWFRGTNTQDPFRLELRDNGGGLATAERFEYRFRDDFVGWKWVSVPLSAFTRRTDWQPAGAPNDGLTLSAVHGLSFEPLSGNGNTILLDDIQLER from the coding sequence ATGGCTCGCAACATAAAGTGGGGGCTGTTGGCGATCGGCCTGGCCCTGGCTGGCTGCGGTGGAAGTGGAAACACCGGGACGGACGGAGGAAGCAACACGGACGGCGGTGGCAACTCCGGAACGAACGGTGGGGGGAGTCCCAGCGGCGACATCGGGGCCTCCCCTTCCATCCCCTGGATCAACGGCTATTCGGCCTTCGATGACACCTTCGACGCGTTCGATGCCACGCGTTGGCGCCGCTCGGACAACTGGGCCAGCAGCGAGGATTTCAACGCGGGCTGGCGCGAGGACCACGTGCGCTTCTCGGGTGGGAAGCTGGAGCTGCGGCTCGACGACCAGCCGTGCTCCACGGGAGGTGGGTGCTCTGGCCGGCCCTATGCCTCGGGCGAGTTCGCCTCCACCCGCTTCCACGGTTACGGGCGCTACGAGGTGCGGATGAGGCCCGCGCACGCCTCGGGCACGTTGACGGCGTTCGCCATCACCACGGGCCCGTTCGAGTGGACGCGCTGGGATGAGATCGACATCGCCTTCGTCGGGCTCAACACCCGCCGCTTCCAGGCGAGCTACATCACCGACGGGCAGCGGCGTGACACGGGCATCGACCTGCCCTTCGACGCCGCGGACGACTTCCACACCTACGGCATCGAGTGGACGCGCGAGGCCATCCATTGGTACGTCGACGGCAAGCGCGTCCACACCGAGACGGGGACTCGCGGACCCCTGCCCTCGCAGCCCGGAAGAATCCTCGTGAACTTCTGGCCCGGCGTCGGCCCCGCGACCGAGTCCTGGATGGGCCACTTCACCTACCCGGGAACGCCGCTGGCCTCCGTCTACGACGAGCTCCGCTACGGCCCGGCCGCGCCGACCGAGCTGCTGGAGGACTTCGAGACCTCCGGGCTCTGGAAGCAGGACGACCCGGGGGCCCAGATGAGTACCTGGCACCAGGAGGGACATCAGGGGCAGGCGCTCGTGATGAGCTACTGGGTCAAGGACTCATCGCACCCGAACGTCGCGCGCACCTTCGACACGCCCCGGGACTGGCGCGGAGCGCGCCATCTGAACTTCTGGTTCCGAGGCACCAACACCCAGGACCCCTTCCGTCTGGAGCTGCGCGACAACGGCGGCGGACTCGCGACGGCGGAGCGCTTCGAGTACCGCTTCCGGGATGACTTCGTCGGGTGGAAGTGGGTGAGCGTGCCCCTGAGCGCCTTCACCCGGCGGACGGACTGGCAGCCTGCGGGCGCGCCCAACGACGGGCTCACCCTGTCGGCCGTGCACGGCCTCTCCTTCGAGCCCCTGAGCGGCAACGGCAACACCATCCTGCTCGACGACATCCAGTTGGAGCGCTGA